The Psychrosphaera ytuae genome includes a region encoding these proteins:
- a CDS encoding YfcL family protein has translation MVDLEQLSDDAQLYFDGFVAEGTDDELFASGYLRGHVDLIIGTAMVQESELSLDEFVDNVESSVNKAIKNGELEQGDIETVNTMLNSLIKHLAA, from the coding sequence GTGGTTGATTTAGAGCAGTTAAGTGACGACGCACAATTATATTTTGATGGTTTTGTTGCGGAAGGTACGGACGATGAGCTATTTGCAAGTGGCTATTTACGCGGTCACGTTGATTTGATTATCGGTACGGCGATGGTGCAAGAGTCAGAGCTTTCGTTAGACGAGTTTGTTGATAACGTTGAAAGTAGCGTAAACAAAGCGATCAAAAATGGTGAATTAGAGCAGGGTGATATCGAAACTGTAAACACAATGTTGAACAGTCTAATTAAACACTTAGCGGCGTAA